Below is a window of Nocardia asteroides DNA.
CGACATCGGGCACAGCGGACATCCTTCACCATGGAATTGAACGACGTTCAAAATAGCAGGTGAGGGCCCTGCGGCAGCACCCGGTAGGCAGCGGGGAGCGTTTCGCCACGCCCGAAGATCGATTACGATTCGAGGGTTGGGACTTCCCGGGCGGCGCGTGCCGCACAACGGCGGCGCCGATAGCCCGTGGCCGAGGAAGGGCCATCATGTCGATTGCGCTACAACGTTTTTCGAACTTGATCGCCGCGATCTACGCCGCCGGCAACGATCCGGACCGGTGGGACTCGGCGATCGGGGAGATCACCGACACCTTCGGCGCGGTCAACGGGTTTCTCGTCATCGCCGACCCCGCCGCCGACCGGTACGCGATCAAGACGTCGGGGGCCGTCGGCCCACCGGACCTACCGGCCCAGCTCGAGGCCGTCGCCGAGCGGGTGCAGCAGCTGCCGGTGGGCAGCACCGTCAGCGGGGACGACCTGTTCGCCGTCCCCGGACCCGACAGCGCCCTCGCCGACCAGGTGAGCGCGAACGGTCTGTCCAACAGCTTCCTGGCCCGGCTCAGCGACGACCGCCCCTCGTCGTGGATCTGCCTGGTGATGCCCGACCAGCAGTCGCTCACCGGCAGGCCCGCGGGCCTGGCGCTGCTGCGGGTGCTCGTGCCACACCTGCGCGGGGCGCTGCGCACGCAGTCCAAGCTCGTCGAGCTGTCCCGGGAGCGGGCCTTCGCGCTCGCGACCCTGGAGCAGGCGCACTACGGGATCATGATCGTCACCACCGACGCGGCGCTGGTGTTCGCGAACTCGATGGCCGAACGGATCACCCAGCAGGGCGACGGCCTGTCGGTCGACACCCTGGGCTGCCTGCGGGCCGGATCCGCGACGACCCAGCGGCAGCTGCGCCAGCTGATCGACTGCGCGGCGGATCCCGGCTTCGCCGGTGGCAATGTCGCGGTCACCCGCTGTTCCGGCCGCAAACCGCTGATCCTGCGGGTGACCCCGCTCGACGGGATCGCCGGGGACGGACTGTGGGACCGGGCGGTCCTGCTGCTGGTCGCCGATCCGGACCACGACCCCGAACCCGAGCCCGCGGCACTGCACGAGCTGTACGGCCTGACCGATGCCGAGACCATGGTCGCGATGGGGGTGCTGCGCGGCGACGGCTTGCCCGCCGTCGCCGATCAGCTCTCCGTCTCGCTGTTCACCGCCCGCACACATCTGCAACATATTTTCGCCAAGACGAAAACACATCGGCAGGCGGAATTGGTCCGGCTGCTGTTGACCACCGCTATTTCGGCACAGTAACCATTTTCCCGATCAAATCGGCCGGTATCCCGTCCCGATACCGCCCTGTGCGTCGACGTCGTCGAGAATCAGCGAGAAATTCGCGCCGACCTGTGGGCCGATGCACGGCAGCCCGATATATCCGTTGACGATCGCGACGAGTGTCGTGCCGACGACGACCGGGGAACCGGAATCACCGAGGATCACGCAGATCTGCGTCAGCGTCCAGGTGGCGCCGCCGAAGACGTCGCCGTAGACCAGTCCACAGGTCTGCCCGGTCGTGCGGCCCTCCTTGCACGCGACGGCCGGGAACTGCGCGGGCACTCCCACGTCGGTGATCGTGGTCGAGCCGACCCGGTTCACCGGGATCACCAGACTCTCGTCGAAGGCGATGACCGCGTAGTCGAGCTCGCTGTTCAGCAACGCGATCGAGCCCACGTTGCCCGCCTCCTGATCGGCCTCGGCCGCCACGCCCATGCCGACACCGGCCGCGGCGCAGTGCGCGGCGGTGAAGCCGACCAGCCGACCGGAGCCGTCCCGGCCGATCGTGGTGAGTGTGCAGGTAGAGCCGTCGTCGAGGACGATGCCGGAGCCACCACCGAGGGTCACCGGGGCAGCTCCCTGCGCTGTCCCGGCCAGGCCCGACATCAGCAGCAGTGCGGCGGCGAGGATCCACCACCGACCCCATGTCGTAGGGACACTCCCGCCCAGTTGTGCGGGAGTGTCATGAGCGCTTCTCGTTGTCGGCATCTGCGTGTCAGACCACGCAGACCGGGTACAAGAAGGGAACCGTGATCAAGACGATGCCGCACGCGAGGAAGGCACCGGGGATCGTGATGAACGGTGACAACACAACGGGCTCGACCTGAACCGGCGCGGGTGCGACGGGGACCGGGTCCTCTGCGGGTGCTGCGCCGGCTACGCCGGCACCTAGGGCAATCATCGGCGCACAAGCGAGCACCGCGATGGTTGAACGTACTTTGTACATGGCCATTCCTTCGTCTGTCTCCCACTTTTGCCGTGCCGATCCCATGGCGGAATCGTCACCTTATAAAGGACAGCACCGACGGCCCGGAATTTCGTCGCACGAACAGATGAGATCTAAAAAGGCCGCTTCGATCGGATCACCGCCGCGAGGTATTCGTAATCCTCGGCCCGCGCGGATGACCCTCGATATGCCAGCCCGATCGTGCGGCCGGGAGCGGGCTCGGCGAAGCGCGCGGTGTCGAGGGTGGCGCGCGCGGTTTCGGCGGCCACGGCCATCTCCGGGATGAGCGTCACGCCGAGACCGCCTGCGACACACTGCACCACGGTCGTCAGCGAGGCCGCGCGGGTGTCGCCCACCGCGCCGGGGTGGATCTCGGCGGTCCGGCACAGGTCCAGGGTCTGGTCGCGCAGGCAGTGCCCCTCGTCCAGCAGCAACAGCGGCATGTCGGCCAGCACCGGGGCGGCCAGGTCGGTGCGCCCGGCCAGCTCGTGCCCGCGCGGGGTGACCAGAACGAATTCCTCGGTGTAGAGCGGGATCTCGGTGAGCCCCGGCGCCTCGGTGGGCAGCGCGAGCAGGGCCACGTCGAGCACGCCGGTGCGCAGGCCGTCGAGCAGCCGGGCGGTCTGGTCCTCCACGATCTGGGGCACCAGGCCCGGGAGCTTGCGACGCAGCTCGGGCAGCAGCTCGGGCAGCACGTAGGGCGCGACGGTCGGGATGATGCCCAGGCGCAGCACGCCGCCGAGGCCGTCCCCCACGGCCGAGGCGACGAAACGGTCGGCCGCCTCCAAGGTCGCCTTGGCCTGGGGCAGCAGGCGCATGCCCGCCGCGGTGACGAGCACGCGCCGGGTGCTGCGCTCGATCAGCTGCAGTCCGAGTCCGTTTTCCAATGATGCCAGTGCCTGCGATAACGTGGGTTGGCTCACACTCAAACGCGCTGCGGCAGTCCCGAAATGCCGATACTCGGCCACCGCGACGAACGCACGCAGCTGCGACAGGGTTGGCTGATAAGTCTGATCAGTCACGCCTATCAGTGTACGACGAGCGATCGGCTTTACCTTTCAGTACGCTTTCGGCAAGATCACCCCGAGCTCACACGACGAGCGACCAACCACGAACGAGGAGACGCGCATGGCTCTGCTGACGATCGGCGACCAGTTCCCGGCATACAACCTCAAGGCCGTCATCGGAGGTGACCTGTCGAAGGTCGACGCGCAGCAGCCCGACGACTACTTCACCCAGATCACCAGCGACGACCACGCGGGCAAGTGGCGCATCGTGTTCTTCTGGCCCAAGGACTTCACCTTCGTGTGCCCCACCGAGATCGCCGCGTTCGGCAAGCTGAACGAGGAGTTCGCCGACCGTGACGCCCAGGTGCTCGGCGCCTCGGTGGACAACGAGTTCGTGCACTTCCAGTGGCGTGCCCAGCACGAGGATCTCAAGACCCTCCCCTTCCCGATCCTGTCGGACCTCAAGCGTGAACTGGCCGCCGCCACCGGGGTTCTCAACGCCGACGGTGTCGCCGACCGCGCGACCTTCATCGTCGACCCGAACAACGAGGTGCAGTTCGTCTCGGTGACCGCCGGTTCGGTCGGCCGCAATGTCGACGAGGTGCTGCGCGTGCTCGACGCCCTGCAGTCCGACGAGCTGTGCGCCTGCAACTGGAAGAAGGGCGATCCGACCATCAACGCGGGCGAACTGCTCTCGGCCAGCGTCTGATCCACCGTTCACCCCCGAAACACCCCAGAGGAGCCCCACTGTCATGAGCATCGAGAACCTGAAGAACTCACTTCCCGAGTACGCCAAGGACCTCAAGCTCAACCTGTCCTCGATCGCGCGCACCACGGTGCTCAGCGAGCAGCAGCTGTGGGGCACCCTGCTGGCCTCGGCCGCCGCGACCCGCTCGGCGACCACGCTGCGCGAGATCGCCGAGGAAGCCGCCGACGTGCTGTCCGCCGAGGCCTACGAGGCCGCGCTGGGCGCCGCGTCGATCATGGGCATGAACAACGTGTTCTACCGCGGCAAGGCGTTCCTGGACGGCCGCTACGACGACCTGCGCGCCGGTCTGCGGATGAACATCATCGGCAACCCGGGCGTGGACAAGGCCGATTTCGAGCTGTGGTCGTTCGCGGTCTCCTCGATCAACGGGTGTGCCCACTGCCTGGAGGCGCACGAGAAGACCCTGCGTGAGGCCGGTGCCTCGCGCGAGGTGATCTTCGAGTCGCTGCGCGCCGCGGCCATCGTCGCCGGTGTCGGCCAGGCGGTGCAGTCCACCGAGGCGCTGGCCACCGCCGCCGTCTGAGCGAGCTCTCGACGCGGCCCCGACCGGTTTTCCGGTCGGGGCCGCGATCGTTTCCCGAGGACACGACCCGGCCGCGCGGTCCGGGCCGCGCCCTGTCCGGGCCGGTAGGCTCGCGCCCATGAACGCACATGATGTGCCCG
It encodes the following:
- a CDS encoding carboxymuconolactone decarboxylase family protein, translating into MSIENLKNSLPEYAKDLKLNLSSIARTTVLSEQQLWGTLLASAAATRSATTLREIAEEAADVLSAEAYEAALGAASIMGMNNVFYRGKAFLDGRYDDLRAGLRMNIIGNPGVDKADFELWSFAVSSINGCAHCLEAHEKTLREAGASREVIFESLRAAAIVAGVGQAVQSTEALATAAV
- a CDS encoding hydrogen peroxide-inducible genes activator; its protein translation is MTDQTYQPTLSQLRAFVAVAEYRHFGTAAARLSVSQPTLSQALASLENGLGLQLIERSTRRVLVTAAGMRLLPQAKATLEAADRFVASAVGDGLGGVLRLGIIPTVAPYVLPELLPELRRKLPGLVPQIVEDQTARLLDGLRTGVLDVALLALPTEAPGLTEIPLYTEEFVLVTPRGHELAGRTDLAAPVLADMPLLLLDEGHCLRDQTLDLCRTAEIHPGAVGDTRAASLTTVVQCVAGGLGVTLIPEMAVAAETARATLDTARFAEPAPGRTIGLAYRGSSARAEDYEYLAAVIRSKRPF
- a CDS encoding peroxiredoxin codes for the protein MALLTIGDQFPAYNLKAVIGGDLSKVDAQQPDDYFTQITSDDHAGKWRIVFFWPKDFTFVCPTEIAAFGKLNEEFADRDAQVLGASVDNEFVHFQWRAQHEDLKTLPFPILSDLKRELAAATGVLNADGVADRATFIVDPNNEVQFVSVTAGSVGRNVDEVLRVLDALQSDELCACNWKKGDPTINAGELLSASV
- a CDS encoding chymotrypsin family serine protease; protein product: MSGLAGTAQGAAPVTLGGGSGIVLDDGSTCTLTTIGRDGSGRLVGFTAAHCAAAGVGMGVAAEADQEAGNVGSIALLNSELDYAVIAFDESLVIPVNRVGSTTITDVGVPAQFPAVACKEGRTTGQTCGLVYGDVFGGATWTLTQICVILGDSGSPVVVGTTLVAIVNGYIGLPCIGPQVGANFSLILDDVDAQGGIGTGYRPI
- a CDS encoding helix-turn-helix transcriptional regulator, whose product is MIAAIYAAGNDPDRWDSAIGEITDTFGAVNGFLVIADPAADRYAIKTSGAVGPPDLPAQLEAVAERVQQLPVGSTVSGDDLFAVPGPDSALADQVSANGLSNSFLARLSDDRPSSWICLVMPDQQSLTGRPAGLALLRVLVPHLRGALRTQSKLVELSRERAFALATLEQAHYGIMIVTTDAALVFANSMAERITQQGDGLSVDTLGCLRAGSATTQRQLRQLIDCAADPGFAGGNVAVTRCSGRKPLILRVTPLDGIAGDGLWDRAVLLLVADPDHDPEPEPAALHELYGLTDAETMVAMGVLRGDGLPAVADQLSVSLFTARTHLQHIFAKTKTHRQAELVRLLLTTAISAQ